A stretch of Pirellulales bacterium DNA encodes these proteins:
- a CDS encoding response regulator, producing MSHSTYYAQECPTCGRKLQVRVKYLGKQVVCQHCNATFTACDPSSALEPMESGSSLLDRAEQLIEAATRSGIGLGQIGSRY from the coding sequence ATGTCGCACTCGACGTACTATGCCCAAGAATGCCCAACCTGCGGGCGAAAACTGCAAGTCCGCGTGAAATACCTCGGCAAGCAGGTCGTCTGCCAACACTGTAACGCCACGTTCACCGCGTGCGATCCGTCCTCGGCGCTCGAGCCGATGGAGTCGGGCTCGTCGCTGTTGGACCGGGCCGAGCAACTTATCGAAGCCGCCACGCGCAGCGGCATTGGCCTCGGCCAAATCGGCTCGCGGTACTAG